The proteins below are encoded in one region of Ostrea edulis chromosome 3, xbOstEdul1.1, whole genome shotgun sequence:
- the LOC125675727 gene encoding EGF-like repeat and discoidin I-like domain-containing protein 3 — protein sequence MSRLLILVFSVFILTKFDICTASFFDIQYPDVFFTAEQGGNVTIRAGPNGGDIIMIPQGNGTVFIGQTDMLKLFQIVNSLPPVWSEKSPHGTLGTFLGGKSVSLSVSAQDPENGKVTYEKVSGALPPGIHLDKNTGAITGRIPDVDATYEFGIRVTDSHGKYADQIFSIDTRERDQCLSTPCLHGGTCSDDIDDFVCACAKPYGGKTCNINCGSMPVGIDLNNKKIPDAQMSCHYCYGDSAGIDGRLHAPQGWVGQNTNSWLQVDLGKEMELHAVANQGYTSSSYYILTYTIKYSVDGNQFYDVKNGTTVMDFSGSSNVNSVVKHTFLTPFRARFVKFIPKTFHSKPGMRVELYGCDV from the exons ATGTCCAGGCTACTCATCCTCGtattttctgtttttattttaacgaaatttgatatttgtactgCAAG TTTCTTTGACATCCAATACCCCGATGTCTTCTTTACGGCTGAACAAGGTGGAAATGTTACGATCAGG GCTGGGCCAAATGGGGGCGACATTATCATGATTCCACAAGGCAATGGCACGGTTTTCATTGGCCAGACGGATATGCTTAAACTTTTTCAG ATTGTCAATAGTCTTCCACCTGTTTGGAGTGAAAAGTCACCGCATGGAACCCTGGGAACCTTTCTAGGAGGGAAATCAGTGTCTCTCAGTGTTTCTGCTCAG GATCCTGAAAATGGAAAAGTTACATACGAAAAGGTATCTGGAGCACTGCCACCTGGTATTCATTTGGACAAAAATACAGGGGCGATAACTGGACGCATTCCTGACGTTGATGCAACTTACGAATTTGGAATTCGAGTTACAGATAGTCATGGAAAATATGCAGATCAAATCTTTTCCATTGATACAAGAG AGAGAGACCAGTGTTTGAGCACACCCTGTTTACATGGGGGAACTTGCAGTGACGATATAGATGATTTTGTATGCGCATGTGCAAAACCTTACGGTGGAAAAACGTGCAATATAA ATTGTGGCTCTATGCCTGTTGGAATAGATCTGAACAACAAGAAAATTCCGGACGCACAGATGTCTTGTCACTACTGTTATGGTGACAGTGCTGGAATTGACGGTCGGCTTCACGCCCCACAAGGCTGGGTGGGCCAAAATACAAACTCGTGGCTACAG GTTGACCTGGGGAAGGAAATGGAGCTTCATGCTGTAGCAAACCAAGGCTATACATCATCCAGTTACTACATCCTGACCTACACAATCAAATACAGCGTGGACGGAAACCAGTTCTATGACGTCAAGAACGGAACGACCGTCATG GATTTTAGTGGAAGCAGTAACGTGAACTCCGTAGTAAAACACACATTCCTGACACCGTTTAGAGCACGATTTGTTAAATTCATACCGAAGACCTTTCACAGCAAACCCGGGATGAGAGTGGAACTGTACGGATGTGATGTTTAG